The following nucleotide sequence is from Anopheles stephensi strain Indian chromosome 3, UCI_ANSTEP_V1.0, whole genome shotgun sequence.
TGAATCTAATGAACCAACGGAACAAAATTTGAATACTTTACCTTACTTTTGTGTATCTTTGAAAATTTAGAATCTAGTTATTAGTATAGAGATAAGAAATACAAAGTTTAAGTTGTATTGCCTTATTCCATCCGAATGTTAAATGTTTAACACTTTTGTCTAACGTTATGATTTAGAGGCGTTAACGTGACATACTAAATAATCAGCAATAGGAAGGAGATGAATGACAACACCGGTGTGATATCAAGTGCCAAATTTATCTCGTAATAAATAGAATGCATATgacaataaaaatataaatacatAAATAGAATGCATATATAATATAAAAAGGATACAATTCTAGGTTAAACCTTCACGCAACTGCCAAAGACTGATTAATTATCTGATTTCCGAGGTTATCCGAGGGCAGTGTAAAAATAAATCGTACAAAAAGTAACCTTAGTATGCAATAACTATATTAAACATTCGAAAAACCCTGAGTTTCTGCTTTGAAATGTGCGGCATCACAGCAGATTAGACCACGAAGGTTTACCCATTTAAAGTTGCTAAATTTAATGGTATCAACAAATGTTCTCAAGGTTACAATCTTATCACAGGTAAATAATCATAACAAGTTTCTTTATACTACAAAGATCTCCCAAAATATCCCATGCATCTCCCGAAGGTCTCTGTTCGTCATTCAAGCTACAACTACCAAGAGACCTCATGGTCACCTTGTTGTCCGAGAAACCTTTGCCGTCCAAATGATGGAACTATCATGTATATGCCGACCGAGACCAAGTTCCATTTGTAAAGAGACTTCAGTTTTTGCAAAACCCGGAGAGTATTCCCGCTAGACTAAACTGTAGGACGCAATTTGGCCCGGCTTCGTAACGGCGGTGGACGAGTACGATGGCGGATTGATGCTGAATCTCGACGTCACGCATCGCGTCCTAATGCAGACGACTGTGTACGCGCACATGAAGACAATCGCAATGTGCCGTGATGCGCAGTTTCGGGACAATGTGGTCAAGTCGCTGCTCGGATCGGTCGTCCTAACGCGCTACAACAAAAAGACGTACCGGATCGACGATGTGCTGTTTGATCTGAACCCAATGTCCACGTTCCGTTATGGCGAACGCGACATTACATACGTCGAGTACTACAAGCAGCAGTATAGCATCGACATCCATGACCATCAGCAACCACTGTTGCTGAATCGACAGGAGCGCAAGGTTGCCAACAAGGAAACGCCGCAGGAGCTATCGATCTGTTTGGTGCCGGAGCTCTGCTACCTAACCGGGCTGACTGACGATATGCGAAAGGATTATAAGGTGCGTATGGGAGAGAGTTAGGAATGTCCATAGAAAACTAAACCTTTTGCTACATTTTTCGAACCGTTGCAGGTAATGCGCGATATTGCTACGTACACACGCATCACGCCCAACCAGCGCCTTATGGCGATGCAAAAGTTTTGCGAAAACGTCAACCAAAACGAAGCGGCGCGCAATCTGCTAGCGTCCTGGGGTTTGGAACTGAAGACCACACCGAAGGTTATGTCCGGACGGCAGCTTCAGATCGAAAACATCACTTCGGGCGGTGGAACGGTTGGCAGTGCCGGTCCGAACGCTGACTTCACCCGTCAAGTTACCAACAATCCGATGCTGGAAATTGTCCACCTCCGCAAGTGGCTGCTTGTGTACACGCAGCGTGACGAGCGGACGGCATCGGCTTTTATGGACTGTGTAAAGCGTACCTGCAAACTGCTCGGCATGGAGATCGTACAGCCACAGATCGAGATACTGCCGCAGGACAACACGCAGCTGTACATTCAGGCGCTGCGCACCCGCATCCAACCGGGGACGCAGATCGTTCTCATCATCTGTCCGACGTCACGCGACGATCGGTACGCGGCGATCAAACGGCTGCTCTGCACGGAGGTACCGATCCCATCGCAGGTCGTCAACGCGCGCACACTCGCCAACGATAAgcgcaatcgatcgatcgtgctgATGATTTTGCTGCAGATGAACTGCAAGCTGGGTGGCACGCTGTGGAGCGTGAACATACCGCTGAAGGAGACGATGATCTGTGGCATTGACACGTACCACGAGGGAGTGAAGCGCACGAACTCGGTGTCCGCGTTCGTCGGATCGCTGGATGCGTCCTTCACGCACTGGTACTCGCGGGCCACGATCCAGGAGCGCAAGGAAGAGCTGCTAAACGGTATGTGCGTATCGCTCGAGAAAACGCTGCAAGCCTACCGCAGACGCAACTGTACGCTGCCGCAGAAGATCATCATATTCCGCGACGGGGTGGCCGATTCGATGATGAACGTATGCGAAGAGTACGAGATACCGCAGCTGGAGGCGGCCTGCAAGAATATAGCACCGGACTACACACCGAAAATCACGTTCATCGTGGTACAGAAGCGCATCATTACGCGGCTGTTCAGTATGAGCGGAGATGGGCTAGGGAATGCTCCGGCTGGTAGCGTGCTCGATCATACCGTAACCCGCCGATACAAGTACGACTTCTTCCTGGTCGCACAAGCCGTCAAGATGGGCACGGTCACACCGACGCACTACATTGTGCTGCGGGACGATGCTCAATTCTCGCCCGACATTCTACAGCGGTTGAGCTACAAGATGTGCTATATGTACTATAATTGGACGGGGACCATTCGTGTGCCGGCCTGCTGTCAGGTAAGAAACCCCAAAACACAACTCTCACGGGGAAAAAGGGTGTCGCAAATGGTcatcatttctttctttcgcagTATGCACACAAGCTGGCCTACCTGGTTGGACAATCGGTCAAGCGTATGCCGGCCGAAGCACTGAACGACAAGCTGTTCTACCTCTAGACAGGGGACACTCATGTGCGGCGATTCTCTGCTGTGGATTCCGAGTTGGGCTCAGGTAGAGAACAAACGCGTTTGTTCGATTTAATCAAAACTTTTTACATtatctttctgttttttttttactaacatttttaaaatgatcATCAATTGGGATGCATTTGTATGACATTGTGTCACGATTGCTGTGTTTGGTTGACCTGTGGTTCGTGGCAGGTTTGCCTAATTATTGATAGCTACGATCTCGCTAGATTAACACGATATCGAACGCGATTGACCCACAATGGGttcaaaagggaaaacaatttaCATACATTGCACATTAATTGAAATGCAAATAAGTTCATATGAAATCATGTTGAATGAAATTCCATAAACAAAACTTAACGTATGTATGATTTTTCGCTAAATTACTTTACTAATTCCATCGCTTCGTCTTTTAAGCTCATCTGATCTATACAAAGCTATCAGTCAATGTGTGTATCATCCATATTCTTTTGCCGAATTTTTCATTTGTAGCTCTCTTGGTAACAGTTCTAACTACTTTAACATCATGATATGGGAAAAGAATACCGTATCATGTTCCTTTTCTTCCAAACATTGCCAAAATGCTATAAAACGGGTCATCAGTTACAGTTTCTTTAGATTGAAACCAGCAGCTGGCTTGAAAGGTGGAGCTTTAAgctatttgaattttttttttgataatatTATGTTTCGATTCCAAAatattttgatgtttttttgtttaagtaaaatgaaaaaaaaatctaaacatATCTGATTGCATTCACTATGCAATGTGAATCTAATGAACCAACGGAACAAAATTTGAATACTTTACCTTACTTTTGTGTATCTTTGAAAATTTAGAATCTAGTTATTAGTATAGAGATAAGAAATACAAAGTTTAAGTTGTATTGCCTTATTCCATCCGAATGTTAAATGTTTAACACTTTTGTCTAACGTTATGATTTAGAGGCGTTAACGTGACATACTAAATAATCAGCAATAGGAAGGAGATGAATGACAACACCGGTGTGATATCAAGTGCCAAATTTATCTCGTAATAAATAGAATGCATATgacaataaaaatataaatacatAAATAGAATGCATATATAATATAAAAAGGATACAATTCTAGGTTAAACCTTCACGCAACTGCCAAAGACTGATTAATTATCTGATTTCCGAGGTTATCCGAGGGCAGTGTAAAAATAAATCGTACAAAAAGTAACCTTAGTATGCAATAACTATATTAAACATTCGAAAAACCCTGAGTTTCTGCTTTGAAATGTGCGGCATCACAGCAGATTAGACCACGAAGGTTTACCCATTTAAAGTTGCTAAATTTAATGGTATCAACAAATGTTCTCAAGGTTACAATCTTATCACAGGTAAATAATCATAACAAGTTTCTTTATACTACAAAGATCTCCCAAAATATCCCATGCATCTCCCGAAGGTCTCTGTTCGTCATTCAAGCTACAACTACCAAGAGACCTCATGGTCACCTTGTTGTCCGAGAAACCTTTGCCGTCCAAATGATGGAACTATCATGTATATGCCGACCGAGACCAAGTTCCATTTGTAAAGAGACTTCAGTTTTTGCAAAACCCGGAGAGTATTCCCGCTAGACTAAACTGTAGGACGCATCCAACAGATTATCGTCAACTTTGGACATGGTGCTCGTCTCAAAGAGAGACGGATGAAGTCTTTTCAATGTTTGTGTCTGCGATGAACGGTcaacaaaatattgagaattttTTTCAGTTATACAGGGTTTATGAGGTTTACAAGTACGCTTCCAAGACGTCGGATTTTAGTACACACGCGATAGTTGTCGAGGTATGTACGAAGGATGCTATTTAGGCAGCTTGATGCTCCTGCTTAACCTTTCGCGATAAGGACCCAGTCCCATAGTCCCATAAGCTGTTTAGGACTAATATCTTCCCTGGTtctcagattttatttttttctgtgttaAACATCTTATTATCATTAAAATAAGGATTTTATTTCTACCAGGACTTTAGGGaccttagaaaaataaatacgcCCAACATTATAGTAGAGCGTATGGCATGGAACGTTCCACGGTTCACAACAGCCAATCATACCCTCATCTAGAAGCTCTCCGAAAATGCAGACCCATGTGCTCGCTTGTATGCAAATACATAAACTACTCTCCTGCGTTCTAGTAATGACGTCGAGAATGGGCAGACACTTCCCCgtaatgatttaaaaatatcttcaCATCTGCAAAAGATCGATGACGTACGGGAGCATCGCAATGCCCATTTTCATTACAATATCCATTATAACCCTTCCATTGCCATTGTAAACGTTCCAATCCGGTGTGCCGGGCAggataaaatacaaaacacaTCATCCTTTTCCGAGGAAAAGCGTCCTTACGGCGAAACGACGCAATAACATTTACGGGACACATGCAATCCCCAAGCGGAGCTCGCTGTCGGTACGGGGTAAGGCGTTAGGGATTGTGTTGTGGCGGTTACGGTGGCTCTCtcgctttttctctctctctctctctctctctctctctctctctcttggcaTCATAACCTACCCGAATGCATACGCGCGTAGGATGTGCGCGCACCGGTTGGAGTCCCGCCTGTTCCGCTTGCTAGTGCTTACCGTGCTCCAGCTCCAACGCGCGGCAATCGATACACCCGACAAGCTCACGATAGCAGCAGTGGAGCCTCTTGGAATATGGCGCGCCGGCGTATGTGTTGTGCGGCTCAGTTTACTACGTTCATTTCCTCGCCGGGCTCGTTTGGCTCCATTATCATCCGCTCTTGCACCGCCGAGCGATGTCCCGGTGGGTCGAGCTATCCTGCTAGCTCGCTCTTTTATTACGTCTCCAAAAATATTGCTCCATTTCCAAGTGTCAGCACTCGCAGGAGTAGCATAGCAGCGAgcgcgcgtatgtgtgtgtgtgtacgagtTCTTTGAAGGGATTTAGGACAGGGCAGGGTCAGTCTGCTCTGCCCGTCCCCGCACTGTCCTCTGTTGGCCTTGGCGCCTGGTAGCGAAAACGGGCGGATATGACGCGGTTCCGCTAGTCGGTATCTAGGACAATTTGTTTATAAATAGACTAGCGTGCACTAATCGATACATGCTGGCCCGATAATTGGCCACCGCAATGAACAGTGACCGACCGTTTTACCGATGGCATATGTCCATACGACCATCCAAACCGAAAGCTGACCGTATCTTGACAGGGATGGGATGCTTCCacactttgttttttttttggaggcgAACGATGCGTTTACTCCACCCAAGCTTACGTCACACGCGTCGTCGTCCTACTGCAGCCTAAAATCGTTAAATCGCCTTTAGGTTTTACCGGCTGCGTGATTATGCCGCCTCTCTAATGGGCGTTGGCGATGCGAACATACCGGCACACACGTATCCCTCCAGCGTGCTCTCATCCTTCGTTCCGGGCGTAATCATTTCCTGCCCTAGGATGTTTGGGAAATTTCGGGCTGATGTTTCAGTACATCCACCCGTTAAAGAAATGTGCTAGAATTGTAATACAAGGCACGAACAATTAAGCATTTTCTTTGCCGAAAAGCTCGGCGGAAAGCACACAGTACCAGACAACATACATATCCTTCCAATAGTGGGCACGATGCCGTTTTTCCCGGGTttcccaccacacacacactcactcgcacgcacacgcacaccgattTCGATTTTCCTCTTcactacgcacacacacatacgcgcgcTCATACTGGCTCAGGTGCGGGAAAAGTGGCGCGTACGCACGATGCGAAAAATAAGGCGCAATTTCTTATGGCGTAGGCTTTTTACGGGTGGTTGGAAAGCATGCGAAAGGATACACGTTGTGGAGGAGGATAAGCGGGACCAGGGAAGCTTGGGAAAACAATCGATGTGAAACGGTTGACGGCACATGGGTGGGTGTCCTGTAATATCTGTCACGGATTTTCCCGCCAACAACGTATGCTGCGTACTGGGAACTGATGTAGAAAGATAATTGTAATTGTAACGAGTGGTGCAGGTAAACGTTAACGGCATTTAAACTCATCTCATTTGAAGTTCTTAGTCATTAACTAAATGCCGACAGGGGTTTTCTGAAATACAAATTAATTTTGTGTGGCGATATTTGTCTTCGGTTTTGTGCAAAGGTTCCATGCAAATTGCTGTAAAGATCCATGTAATACAAAgatggttttattttgaaaCCTAGTCCGGATAggtatatttttattaatgttaatcaAATTTAAGTTCTGCAAtgacaaatcccatccagaccgcctccccgtacgtagggctgactactttgctgcgggtaaaattaagtcacagaaagccagaaatggcaggccgagacctctagaggttgtagtgcaaagGAAGCAGAAGATATATTGGCTCATTGAGGATCGCTTCACATGGTCTGTTATGCTAAGACGAGGAAACCGATGTCAAATTCTATCACACTTTTCATTCTAGTCCACAGTACGCAAGCAGTCGTGGATGCTAGAAATGGAAGATTCAAGACCTGTCCAAAAACTTGAAAGTAGATCTAgtgaaagctttccaaaagggaaaaaagtcCACTCGTAAGACTCCTGAAGATGAAGTTAAAATTCCAGAGTCCTTAGTCTAAAGTACTTTGTCAGTTGTCAGTTGTCAAGCTAGTTTTGGTCGTAGGAAACCAACTTAATATGATTAAAAACGCGACACTTTTGGAACCCAAAACATTGTCGGAAAGATACCCGTCTTCATCTCTTACAGGGATTAGGCAGAAAGGGTTTAAATACAGGGTtattcagttgataaggcaatagcatccatttttacgGCAGACTTattagatggaatggcaaacaaagctagttgatatggtaactgcttcagatgacagggaaatcaaataccttttattgtgatgtcttCAGATGATTTTATCggagtagccgttgatatcgCACGCACCTACCCGGGCGCTGAaaagacgtgtacaatatcaacggctactatgacaattacatctgaggacatcacatgtgtttgccgcttcatctaagaagcctgccttAAAAATGGAtactattgccttatcaaacgaaaaaccctctaaaattgattttatacTCTTGCAGCTCATCCTCATTACTTTGTTGCACCTTTCTCCTGCTATGAATTGGGAgtaaaattattacaaaacACTATATAACCATTATTTACAAGAACAAAAGGTATTTTTTACGGCGTTGCCACTCAAACAACTTTCAACAACCATTTGTTTAACAATTTGCCGTTGCTTGATGAACCACTACTCTTAGGCAAGACCCGTACAAAAGATAGCATTAATCCTAAGATGCTCGAAAGTGAATGAAGTGCATGTGTGTGAAGCTACCTGATTCCTTTTTGAAACGATTTACCCGTACGGCTTGGACACACTTTAGTAAGCTTCCGTGTACTCGAACTCGCGCCTATCTTCCATTTCACCCACGTGCGCGCTTTACGCATGTTTCGATCACACAATTAAGCAGACGAGTGGTTGCGGCCATTTCCGATCATCAAACCCAATCCAATCCGCACTGACTTAGCCTGTTTGACTTTGTAAGCCACCCTCGAGTGTTTACAAAGCATGCGCCACCTGTCTAGGGTGATAAGAGTAAGGCTCGTTTAAGGAAGAATTAAATCGTGCTTCTCTAAAGGGGGTATAAAATCAGAAACAATATCCTCTACCGGCATCAGTCTTCGGGCCAGCTTTCCAATCACAGGAAGATTCTTAATAGATCATAAAACAATTAAGCAGGCGAAAGGAAGCAGTGTAATGGCGAATCGATTTGTATTGACGTTTGGTTTGCTGCTGGTTGTTGTGGCAACGGGTAAGTGATTTCTAGTAGTAGGTAGAAGGAAAATATAGGCTCGGTATATTATATGTTCTTCCTGCATTTACAGTCGCATCAGCCCGTTTTGTAGCGCCACGACGCCGTGCGCAGATTGTTGGCGGTTTCCCGATCGACATCGCTGACGCACCGTTCCAAATTTCGCTGCGAGAGGACGAACGCCCCATCTGCGGTGGTTCGATCATTTCGCCAAACTGGATCCTAACGGCTGCCCACTGCGTTGATGGTGTGCCAGAGTCGAAGGTGTCCATTCGGGCCGGCTCAACGTACAAGCAACATGGAGGCGTTATTCGCAACGTTATACGCATTGTGCTTCATCCGGCTTGGGATCGGACCACCAACAACGGTGACATTGCGCTGATGGAGCTGGAGGATCCGCTGCCACTGGACGGTCAAACAATCGCTTCCATCCAAATGCCCGAACAGGACGAGGAGGATCCGGTGGAAGGGTCGAAGGCGATGGTAACTGGCTGGGGCAAGACACTGAACGTTTACCACTCGAACCTGATCCTGCGGGCCACCTTCGTGCCGATCGTACACCGGGACAACTGCCAGAAGGCCTACCATCGGAGCCACACCATCTCGGAGCTGATGCTGTGTGCGGGCTTTATTGGTGGCGGTCATGACTCGTGCCAGGGTGATTCCGGTGGCCCGCTGGTGGTGGGTGATCAGTTGGTGGGGGTGGTGTCCTTCGCTATTGGATGCGCTAGTCCAGGCTTCCCGGGCGTAAATGCACGCGTTGCGGCCGTGCGCGATTGGATTCGTGAAGTAAGCgatgtttaaattgtgaacaTGAAAACAGTTTAACTGCTTTACTTGTGGTTTGAGATGATGATCATGAAGCAaaaagattaaattaaatatatttattgtTTGCAAAGTTTACAAAGGTTGCATTGGTGCACAAAGGTTTGGGTTCTTTCGCGAGACgataaaaatcattaaaaattatatcaCAACTAATTTTAGATGAGAAAACCTATCGTCTGATGCATTGCTCAGTAGATAATCTGTCTACCGGAGCCTGGCGGGTCTAATTCCCAGCTCAATGGCGAGATCATCtactctacgagctgtacagTTCTGTTCTTCGACTCATACGAggtcaaaaatccttctgagcatcctAAACTTAAACGGGGTTTAGAGGATTTTGTCGATTCTGAACCGACTCCATGTGTCAGAGGCCTATCTGAGTACTGGTTATATAAATGTATATAAATATAATGTATATACTGGCTGGCTCCACATCAGTGCTGTCGTCgatgctgacttttgactAAAGATACGTTGGATCTTGGTGAAGCCTTCATTGGTGCGATCCCTCCCAGATATCTGTACATTAACCCTTCCCTAGGTTTCTTTGTCTCAAGGCCACTTTTAACAAGTCTAAAGTATTCGTATGTTATTATTGTTTCGAAATATCATAAAAGTCCTCAACTAATGTTCAGAAATTGCTCCCACAGCACTGTAAAACATTGCGAAGAAAACGTGTTTGGTgtattgcctacatttaggcgtactAATGCTTCCGGTTTTCTACGACCTGCAAGTACATACGTACATGATTTGCTAAACATTAATTCTTTATTATTTTGGGGGATTATTTAAATGCATCATATAATTTGATATAAAAAGACAAAGTAGGCTACTACCGAAAGCATCAAACACCAAAGTAACCATTGGTTTTATGGTCTGCAAATAGGTATAAAAACAGCGTTTTCTGCTCCGATGATTGAGTTTTATTATATCGTGTGCAGCGAACGGTTCGGGTAAGAGTTGAATAAAGTTTTCCGAAGATATTATCAGTCCATAAGGGAAGTTCTTTAAGGTAAGTTATCATCAGTGTAAGAGGAAACAGTGCTCTAAAACGGGTGTTGTATATTTGCTCACCAAATACGATCCGGTTGTGCGCTGTGACCACTGTGCTGTGATGCGATTTGAACagaccttttttatttttctttcgttcgcgCTGTTTCTTTGGAAACACGATGCAGACGGAGCTACACTggtgtgtgtgatttgttATGATTCGCGCTGGCAGTGTGTTGGTACCAAGCGTTCGCGCACACTACCAAAAcccctcgctcgctcgcttcgtcgcgctcgcgtgtgtgtgcgtgtggtgtaCGGACTCGCACGGATAATGCCAAGACGGGAGACGGAATATTTTGTGATTACTCAAAAAACCAAGATGGACGCGGTTCTACTGCGAGTGAAAAGTGTCGCTCCCGCATTTCGTGTCAAAAAAAGTGTGTAATACGGTGAAAATCGGTGCAAAATATGGTGTGTAACTGGCGAACAACTGTTCCGCGTTCATTGTGACGGTGTGCCACTGGATAGGTCTCAGTTTCGATGGAAAATCATCATTTCCCTCCCAATTTTTAAGCGCTGTGGTCGGTTGCTTGTGGTGCCCAACTTTTTCtgggtgtatgttttttttcgatgcGTTTTGTGTGATCGTCGTGTGTTCggtgcgtttgtgtgatttttaAAGCAAGATTTCTGTATCATTCTGTCTcattggtgttgttttttttgtctgccaCAGTCTCATCACTTGCCCGCCAGATTGCTTTACCCAGATTAttattgtgtgttgtgttgttgattTGCTTTTGACAAGCGCGCAGTAGGTGTCGATCGCGGCATGCGTGAATGTGAgcagtgtgagtgagtgagaaagAGCGAGTGTGAGCAAAGGATACGTGAGTGTGAAGTGTGTGGGTGAGAAGAAGGgagacggtggtggtggctgtggTAAAACTGACCCCATTCCTCCGCACTTTTTGGCCAcgatgcacacaaaaaaacaacatacacacacaacaggGCAACAGCGCGTGCGTTTATACTGTCGTGTTGCCGTTTGTTTTGAAAACGTGCAGGCAGGCAGCCTGGCTCGTAAACAAAAATGTCCGTTCCGATGCTCTGATTCAAAATCTCAATCAAACGGGAAAATGTTACGTCTTCTTCCCCAGGATAACGATCATAAACATATGCTGTAACAACGCAACTTACGGCCTTGTGTTGTGTGGCGCAAACGTC
It contains:
- the LOC118510008 gene encoding protein argonaute-3-like, with amino-acid sequence MCGDSLLWIPSWAQDAIWPGFVTAVDEYDGGLMLNLDVTHRVLMQTTVYAHMKTIAMCRDAQFRDNVVKSLLGSVVLTRYNKKTYRIDDVLFDLNPMSTFRYGERDITYVEYYKQQYSIDIHDHQQPLLLNRQERKVANKETPQELSICLVPELCYLTGLTDDMRKDYKVMRDIATYTRITPNQRLMAMQKFCENVNQNEAARNLLASWGLELKTTPKVMSGRQLQIENITSGGGTVGSAGPNADFTRQVTNNPMLEIVHLRKWLLVYTQRDERTASAFMDCVKRTCKLLGMEIVQPQIEILPQDNTQLYIQALRTRIQPGTQIVLIICPTSRDDRYAAIKRLLCTEVPIPSQVVNARTLANDKRNRSIVLMILLQMNCKLGGTLWSVNIPLKETMICGIDTYHEGVKRTNSVSAFVGSLDASFTHWYSRATIQERKEELLNGMCVSLEKTLQAYRRRNCTLPQKIIIFRDGVADSMMNVCEEYEIPQLEAACKNIAPDYTPKITFIVVQKRIITRLFSMSGDGLGNAPAGSVLDHTVTRRYKYDFFLVAQAVKMGTVTPTHYIVLRDDAQFSPDILQRLSYKMCYMYYNWTGTIRVPACCQYAHKLAYLVGQSVKRMPAEALNDKLFYL
- the LOC118513557 gene encoding trypsin-4-like, with translation MANRFVLTFGLLLVVVATVASARFVAPRRRAQIVGGFPIDIADAPFQISLREDERPICGGSIISPNWILTAAHCVDGVPESKVSIRAGSTYKQHGGVIRNVIRIVLHPAWDRTTNNGDIALMELEDPLPLDGQTIASIQMPEQDEEDPVEGSKAMVTGWGKTLNVYHSNLILRATFVPIVHRDNCQKAYHRSHTISELMLCAGFIGGGHDSCQGDSGGPLVVGDQLVGVVSFAIGCASPGFPGVNARVAAVRDWIREVSDV